The following DNA comes from Methanosarcina vacuolata Z-761.
TCGTTAACGGTGTCATGACCTCGGTACGCGGAAAAGCTCCTATTCCAAAAAGCCCTTACGAAGTCCTTGCTGCAAAGACCGAAACAAGGCTCATTAAGAACGCGTGCGCCATGGCCGGTAGGCCTGGCATGGCTGTCTAGGGCCCAGAGACCTCCCTGTCCGCTCAGGGAAACATTTCCGCTGACTGTGCCGGTGGAATGACCTGTACGGACAGCCACGAGGTCTCGCAACTCAACGAACTCAAGATCGACCTTGATGCAATTTCAGTTATTGCTCACTACAAAGGGAACAGCGACATCATTATGGACGAACAGATGCCCATCTTTGGAGGGTATGCAGGTGGAATTGAAGAAACCACAATTGTAGATGTTGCAACCCACATTAACGCTGTTCTCATGAGCAGTGCAAGCTGGCATCTTGACGGCCCAGTCCACATCCGCTGGGGTTCAACCAACACCAGGGAAACCCTTATGATTGCAGGATGGGCATGTGCAACAATTTCCGAATTTACGGACATACTGTCAGGTAACCAGTACTACCCATGTGCAGGCCCATGTACTGAGATGTGTCTGCTCGAAGCTTCAGCCCAATCCATTACCGACACAGCATCAGGCAGAGAAATCCTCTCAGGAGTAGCCGCAGCAAAGGGTGTCGTTACCGACAAGACCACAGGTATGGAAGCCAGAATGATGGGAGAAGTAGCAAGGGCAACCGCAGGTGTGGAAATATCAGAAGTAAATGTGATACTCGACAAGCTTGTAGCACTCTATGAGAAGAACTATGCAAGCGCACCAGCAGGAAAGACCTTCCAGGAATGCTACGACGTAAAGACCGTAACCCCAACTGACGAGTACATGCAGGTATACGACGGAGCAAGGAAGAAGCTCGAAGACCTAGGACTTGTATTCTAAGTTGAAAGTCCAGAGCCTGAAATATATACTGACGGAAACGAAAAGCCAGCGGGTTAGCTCGCTGGCTAATTTTTTTAACAACATTCAGGCGAAACAATTATATAGACATGTTGCAAATGCTAAGGATTTTTTGAAAAATAACTAAAAAAATATAATAACTTAGTATTAAAAAGGGGATATTAAAATGGATATCTGGACTTTAATAAACGGACTTATATATCTCCTGGCTTTCGGATTGATGGGCTGGGTCTTACTGGATGCCAGTAAGGTTTCAAAAAGAAGAGGCTGATAGACATGTCTGAACATGAGTCTGCCAGCTTAGTGAAAACTCTGAGGCCTTTCCATGTATGGGCTCTAGGAGTTGGTATCGTGCTGGTCGGAGAATACATGGGCTGGAACTTTACCGTTGCAAAAGGAGGCGTTCTCGGGTCTTTGCTTGCCATGCTGGTTGCAGGAACAATGTATGTCATAATCTCCCTCTGTGCCAGTGAACTTGGATCAGCAACCAAACTTGCAGGAGGACCCTATGACTGGGCAAGATTATTTATCGGGCCCGGGGCGGCTGCCAGTGTGGGACTTGCGGTGTATATGGAGTATATAGCCCTTGAAGCGGCAGATGCTATTGTTGTTGCATCCATTTCACAGAGTATCTTCCCGGAGCTGCAGGTTTATCCAGTAACTCTGCTTGTTATTGCACTTCTAACCTTCATTAATTACCGTGGCGTTGTTGCGGCATTAACTCTGAACTTTGTCCTGACCATGATCGCTTTCATTGCAATATTGGCCTTCTTCTTTTCAACTGCCTTTGGAATAGGGGATATTCACCCTGAGTACCTTTTGCAGGGTGCTCTACCAAACGGCATGATAGGCCTCTTTGCAGCTTTACAATTCGGGCCATGGTTTTACTTAGGGATAGAAGGAGCGGCAATGTGCGCAGAAGAGTGCAAACACCCATCAAGGGCAGTGCCTCTTGGACAGCAGGCTGGAATGATTACTCTGCTCATAGGAGCAGCAATGACCCTCTACTTATGTGCAGTGCTGATCCCTGCCGATCTACTTGGAGTTTCAGTTTATCCGCTTTTTGAGGCTGCACAGAACAGTGGGATCTTAATCTTTGTTGCCCTGCTGGGGCTTGGAACATTTCTGACATGTGTTGCCAGTGCAAACGGCTGCGTTTGTGACTCCTCACGCTCCTGGTTTGCGCTCTCAAGAGACAATTACGTGTCTTCCTGGTTCTCAGCAGTGCATCCGAAGTATAATACTCCATACAGAGCAGTAATCTTCACGATGCCTGTTGCAATCGGCTTTGCATTCAGCGGTTATCTTGACCAGGTAATTACCTTCTCAATTGTTTCGGGGCTGCTTTGCTACGTTTTGATTCCTTTCTCCCTGATACGCTTTAGAAAACTCTTCCCGGAGACTACGAGTAAAGTCAGGCCTTTTGTGGGCCCTCTTCAGCCGTATATTGCCTATTTTGCAATTGCAATCGCAATTACGATTCTTTCAACGCTGTTCTGGGGCTACAAGTATAACCTGATCTTCGCTTTTGTATTCTACGGTATTGCGTACTTCTATTTCAGCCACAAACACAAGAAATCAAACATTGAAAATAACTGGGCTGAAATGGGCTGGCCCTCACCCAAAGGATCGGAAAATAGAAGAATTAAGAAGGAGGCGACGGGCATTGGAGACGAATGATCAGGCACTGGAAAGCAAATATCACAGCAAACTTACCGGAGATACGTCTCTCGTAGTAGGCATGCTTGTTTTGCTCATATGTGTGGAAGGATTTCTAGCATACAGGATTCTCTCCGAGACATGGGAGATTGCTTCAGGTTTCTTCTACCTCTACGTAATCTTCATAGGACTGATCATTTTGATCGAGACCATAGGGTGCCTGAAGGTGAGAGAATCAATCAAAACCCACATGTTCGAGTTCAAATATTATGATTGAGGAGACAGAAGTATGGCAGAAAAGAGCATTATGGCAGAAGTCTTTGACATCTTATTTATCTTCGTGCTTGCCTTTGCCTGTGTGGTAATTCCTACAGAAATCCAGGGAGCAGTACTCGTTTCCTGGGAAGAAGGAGGATCTGGGATAGGCTTTGTCTGGGACCCTGTTGGTTTCTTCAGCCTCTTGCTGGTGATAGTTGCTTTCTTTGTTGTGATTTTATATCATTCAGTAAAGCACTATAAATACTGAAAAAAAAGTTTAATAGAATGACTGCCTGAAGGAATAGTTCAGGCAGACAACCTTTTTTAAAATTAAGGCCGAATATCATCTTTTTCAATCGTACTTCATGATTCTATTCTGCCATGTGAGCATGACCTCCCTGAAAAGAGGGAGTTCTTCAGGGAGTAATGGAGGGATTTATTTGTGGATTTTAGAAAAGGCCTGATCTGGCATATACTCAAGGAAGTCCAGGCTCTGAACCACCTTCAGGAAGTACAGCACATCACACTGGATGTTCTGAACCCTAAGGTCCACACCTCGTTTAAAAAGTGTAACGGAGCCCCTTAACTCCTTAGAAGCTTGAGATTCTGGCCTATCTACAATAAAAAATAAAAGCTAATTGTATATATAATTTACCATGTTAATTTTGATTAAATGGTTAAAATATAAGTAGTTTTTTATTTTATGATAACTCCAAAGAGAAGCATATATATAGTATATTAAAAAGGAAGGAAAGTAGAGATAAAAACAGGATTCTTGACCACAAAATCAGTAGAGAGTCGAGCTTTCACAGATATATAAGACACAAAAAGGCAGAAAAAGCAGTAAAAGGCGGCAAAAAACGGTAAAAAACAGTAAAAAGTAGTAAAAGCAGTAAAAAACGATAGAAATCAATAAAAAATATTAATAAAGCAGAAAAAGCAGCAAAAAGCAGTAAAAAGACAGCGAAAGAAAACAGAAGGAAAAACGACCCTAAAAATTAGGAAAGAGAAGAGATCAGTTTCTCAAGCTGGATTCTCTCATTGGCAGCATCCTTAAGATGGGCATCGGCTTCGGAAATTTTCACAATAATCCGGGCAATGTCTGTATCCGCTTCTCCCGAATCTGCGAGAGCTTCTGAAAGCTTTTCAAGAATCTCGACTCCTAAAAGCCCTTTTTCAACTATCATCTCATCAAGGAGCTTCCGTCCTCTGGAAAAATCTCCAGCAAGAGCCGCAGAAAGCAA
Coding sequences within:
- a CDS encoding APC family permease, whose translation is MSEHESASLVKTLRPFHVWALGVGIVLVGEYMGWNFTVAKGGVLGSLLAMLVAGTMYVIISLCASELGSATKLAGGPYDWARLFIGPGAAASVGLAVYMEYIALEAADAIVVASISQSIFPELQVYPVTLLVIALLTFINYRGVVAALTLNFVLTMIAFIAILAFFFSTAFGIGDIHPEYLLQGALPNGMIGLFAALQFGPWFYLGIEGAAMCAEECKHPSRAVPLGQQAGMITLLIGAAMTLYLCAVLIPADLLGVSVYPLFEAAQNSGILIFVALLGLGTFLTCVASANGCVCDSSRSWFALSRDNYVSSWFSAVHPKYNTPYRAVIFTMPVAIGFAFSGYLDQVITFSIVSGLLCYVLIPFSLIRFRKLFPETTSKVRPFVGPLQPYIAYFAIAIAITILSTLFWGYKYNLIFAFVFYGIAYFYFSHKHKKSNIENNWAEMGWPSPKGSENRRIKKEATGIGDE
- a CDS encoding efflux RND transporter permease subunit, whose amino-acid sequence is MAEKSIMAEVFDILFIFVLAFACVVIPTEIQGAVLVSWEEGGSGIGFVWDPVGFFSLLLVIVAFFVVILYHSVKHYKY